From the Eremothecium cymbalariae DBVPG#7215 chromosome 6, complete sequence genome, one window contains:
- the PMU1 gene encoding putative phosphomutase (similar to Ashbya gossypii AEL304C), giving the protein MLKGSCFYVVCCVVSSVNASGPRALEGFAGQEARGAKLLDFHHGDQQEEQVVGGGMTSKYRALPGYFSGFVSASEPGRNGLDGSNNEHLQFLHAQSWNELYGSIPDDAKLVILGRHGQGYHNAAEQSYGTPAWDSYWSHLDGDGNITWLDARLTPQGVEEQIDAARTWLVPMVNEIGVPQRFYTSPMRRCLETYIKSWGQVYDHLPVVGSPNVPVHVCENLRETLGVHTCDRRLNHSEVLCAYQHQALGHAAVVDLQYEVCYPEEDALWSPAHRETRAEIDHRLASALDAIFERPERYVSITSHSGAIAAALRAMGHPPVLHLPTSGFVFAVVGPVAPAAADAPDA; this is encoded by the coding sequence ATGTTGAAAGGCAGTTGCTTTTACGTGGTTTGTTGTGTCGTTTCGTCCGTCAACGCGAGTGGTCCTCGAGCGTTGGAGGGTTTTGCAGGTCAAGAGGCAAGGGGGGCTAAGTTGCTGGATTTCCACCACGGAGACCAGCAAGAAGAACAGGTAGTCGGCGGTGGGATGACTAGCAAATACAGGGCTCTTCCGGGGTACTTCAGTGGGTTTGTGTCTGCGTCAGAGCCGGGGAGGAATGGTCTTGATGGATCCAACAACGAACACTTGCAATTCCTCCACGCGCAGTCGTGGAACGAGTTGTACGGTAGCATTCCAGACGATGCGAAACTGGTTATTCTTGGTCGCCACGGGCAGGGGTACCACAATGCTGCAGAGCAGAGTTACGGTACGCCTGCGTGGGACTCGTACTGGTCGCATCTCGACGGGGATGGCAACATCACATGGCTGGATGCGCGGCTCACGCCGCAGGGTGTGGAGGAGCAGATCGATGCTGCTCGCACCTGGCTGGTGCCCATGGTGAATGAGATTGGTGTGCCACAGCGCTTCTACACGTCGCCAATGCGCCGCTGCTTGGAGACCTACATCAAGTCGTGGGGCCAGGTGTACGACCACTTGCCCGTCGTGGGCTCGCCCAATGTGCCCGTCCACGTGTGCGAGAACCTGCGTGAGACGTTGGGAGTGCACACCTGCGACCGGCGGCTGAACCACAGCGAGGTGCTGTGCGCCTACCAGCACCAGGCCCTGGGCCATGCTGCAGTGGTCGACCTGCAGTACGAGGTCTGTTACCCGGAGGAGGATGCGCTGTGGTCGCCTGCTCATCGGGAGACCAGAGCTGAGATAGACCACCGTTTGGCCAGCGCCTTGGATGCTATATTCGAACGCCCCGAACGCTATGTCTCCATCACGTCCCATTCCGGCGCCATTGCAGCAGCGCTCAGAGCAATGGGGCACCCGCCTGTGTTGCATCTGCCAACCAGCGGCTTTGTGTTTGCTGTGGTAGGCCCTGTCGCGCCAGCGGCAGCTGATGCACCAGACGCATGA
- a CDS encoding uncharacterized protein (similar to Ashbya gossypii AEL303C): MPSSEGWLLGCGWRLLLLLRRPWTAAGLGGRLPPTPPNSADQRDTMDAKSISKIDSVVRGPLSKCGSQAVKLALAQGGQVHHVGVVGGFAQAALAGAGLEGAALGQRHGGGRWAVGKRHWGARARARGRGRGHLLLFSVLIGKEKRCLPGADVRMVTAHHAGARVFVSVVGCELVQNTHHCCVGSSFGALCVCWRPSFCISLGFL, from the coding sequence ATGCCCTCCTCGGAGGGATGGCTGCTGGGCTGCGGCTGGCGcctgctgcttctgctgAGGCGGCCGTGGACCGCGGCCGGGCTGGGCGGCCGGCTGCCGCCCACACCGCCGAATAGTGCAGACCAGCGGGACACCATGGACGCAAAGTccatttcaaaaattgacTCTGTTGTTAGGGGCCCCCTTTCTAAGTGTGGTTCTCAAGCGGTCAAACTCGCCCTGGCTCAAGGTGGACAAGTCCACCATGTTGGGGTTGTCGGTGGCTTCGCTCAGGCTGCCCTTGCGGGAGCCGGGCTGGAAGGCGCTGCCCTGGGGCAGCGGCACGGCGGCGGCCGCTGGGCCGTCGGCAAGAGGCATTGGGGCGCCCGCGCCCGCGCCCGCGGGCGCGGGCGCGGGCACctgcttcttttctctGTACTCATCGGCAAAGAGAAGCGTTGTCTTCCCGGAGCCGATGTTCGAATGGTTACTGCCCATCATGCCGGAGCGCGCGTgtttgtttctgttgtaGGCTGTGAACTGGTCCAAAATACCCACCATTGTTGTGTTGGTTCTTCGTTTGGTGCTTTGTGCGTGTGCTGGCGACCTTCTTTTTGTATATCTCTCGGCTTTTTATAA